The Lachnospiraceae bacterium oral taxon 500 genome window below encodes:
- a CDS encoding BMP family ABC transporter substrate-binding protein has protein sequence MDSNLYLSEYEEARRIGLREANRARISGGSPYLMPLEQSVPSDRILSEVELETQEIMIKKIAGTKNQGRSTSFSCGFMPLLEEESEFASKWIALCQAHNEEGIRDPIIAYEYLGRYYVLEGNKRVSVLKYYKAVQIMAKVIRLVPKFEYDTEELRIYRQYLDFYKKTKINFLWFSKIGSFPKCYRYIEKFNWSGENIIHFKSFYFQFRSAYYSLNGNTLPITTGDAFLYYLDIYGYDPELVNSQITRQLKALWTELENLPKPSQLDLTQSEQREPKSVSFLSDLNPFGASRKHLKVAFVHAGSADSSEWVYQHELGKNHVDSKLESRISTESFFNVPEDESAYDTIKEVAEKGFDVIFTTSPTFIFSTLKAALEYKSTIFLNCSEAMSYQNVRSYFGRIFEAHFLAGIVAGAMTETNIIGYAATYPIPEFISSVNAYTLGARFVNPHAEVYLKWVSECKENCLPRIKATDEQFASLGADIVMHQESNVLTNKLQSNGLYFIRDRYPSNQEFDPEFKNYLAIPLWNWGVFYEKILVSIINGDYSRSKLFGPGENAVNYWWGLSSGVVEFFYSKNLLPRELKNTVEFMKKMISLGSFQPFSGLIYDNKGNKIQDEGQIMTGQEIMSMDFLIEGVLGSIPNITIRKGQDAFLDLLGVKKRYES, from the coding sequence ATGGATAGTAATTTATATTTATCAGAATATGAGGAAGCCAGAAGAATCGGGTTAAGAGAAGCCAATCGGGCGCGAATATCCGGCGGCAGCCCTTATTTGATGCCGCTGGAGCAAAGCGTTCCCTCCGACCGGATTTTGTCGGAAGTGGAGCTGGAAACCCAGGAGATTATGATTAAAAAAATCGCCGGCACCAAGAACCAGGGCCGATCCACCTCTTTTTCCTGCGGTTTTATGCCGCTCTTGGAAGAAGAGAGTGAGTTTGCATCCAAATGGATTGCTTTGTGTCAGGCTCATAACGAAGAGGGCATTCGTGATCCGATCATTGCTTATGAATATCTCGGCCGCTACTATGTGCTGGAAGGCAACAAAAGAGTCAGCGTCTTAAAATATTATAAAGCGGTGCAGATTATGGCCAAAGTCATTCGGCTGGTGCCGAAGTTTGAGTATGATACGGAAGAACTTCGCATCTACCGGCAATATTTGGATTTTTACAAAAAAACCAAGATCAATTTTTTATGGTTTTCCAAAATCGGCAGCTTTCCCAAATGCTACCGCTACATTGAAAAGTTTAATTGGAGCGGGGAAAATATTATCCATTTCAAATCCTTTTATTTCCAGTTCCGGTCAGCTTATTATTCCTTAAACGGAAATACTTTGCCGATTACCACCGGCGATGCTTTCCTGTATTATTTGGATATTTACGGCTACGATCCGGAACTGGTCAATTCGCAGATTACCCGGCAGCTGAAAGCCCTGTGGACCGAACTGGAAAATCTGCCCAAGCCCAGCCAACTGGACTTGACCCAAAGCGAACAGCGTGAGCCCAAATCCGTTAGCTTTTTATCGGATCTGAATCCGTTCGGGGCCAGCCGCAAACATTTAAAAGTGGCCTTTGTTCATGCCGGCAGCGCTGACAGTTCGGAATGGGTCTATCAGCATGAATTGGGGAAAAATCATGTCGACTCTAAGCTGGAGAGCCGGATTTCAACGGAATCGTTTTTCAATGTACCGGAGGATGAAAGCGCTTATGACACGATTAAAGAAGTGGCCGAAAAAGGCTTTGACGTCATTTTTACCACTTCGCCGACCTTTATCTTTTCCACGTTAAAAGCGGCGCTGGAATATAAGAGCACCATTTTCCTGAACTGCTCGGAAGCAATGTCCTACCAAAATGTCCGTTCCTATTTCGGGAGGATTTTTGAGGCACATTTTTTGGCAGGGATTGTGGCCGGAGCAATGACCGAAACCAATATCATCGGTTATGCGGCAACCTATCCGATTCCCGAGTTTATCAGTTCCGTCAATGCTTATACCTTGGGCGCCCGATTTGTCAATCCGCATGCCGAGGTGTATTTGAAATGGGTATCGGAATGCAAGGAAAACTGTCTGCCCCGGATCAAAGCAACCGATGAGCAGTTTGCCAGCTTAGGAGCCGATATTGTTATGCATCAGGAGTCAAATGTGCTGACGAATAAATTGCAGTCTAACGGCCTTTATTTTATTCGCGACCGCTATCCTTCCAATCAGGAATTTGACCCTGAGTTTAAAAATTATCTGGCTATTCCTTTGTGGAACTGGGGTGTATTTTATGAGAAAATTCTGGTCAGTATTATTAACGGCGATTACAGCCGCTCCAAATTATTCGGCCCCGGCGAAAATGCGGTTAATTACTGGTGGGGATTGAGCTCCGGCGTAGTAGAATTCTTTTATTCAAAAAATCTTTTACCCAGAGAATTGAAGAACACGGTGGAGTTTATGAAAAAAATGATTAGTCTGGGGAGTTTTCAGCCGTTTTCGGGCTTAATTTATGATAATAAGGGGAATAAAATACAGGACGAAGGACAGATTATGACCGGACAGGAAATTATGTCCATGGATTTTCTGATTGAAGGCGTCCTGGGCAGCATTCCGAATATTACCATCCGGAAAGGGCAGGACGCCTTTTTGGATTTACTTGGCGTGAAAAAACGATATGAATCTTGA
- a CDS encoding alanine--tRNA ligase, producing the protein MKKYGVNDLRRMFLEFFESKGHLRAGSFSLVPRNDKSLLLINSGMAPLKAYFTGQEIPPRKRMTTCQKCIRTGDIDNVGKTSRHGTFFEMLGNFSFGDYFKKEAIAWAWEFFTQVLEIPKDKLYVSIYEEDDEAADIWHLQENVPTDRIIRMGKADNFWEHGLGPCGPCSEIYFDRGEKYYQGDNFEEGAEADRYVEIWNLVFTQFEKMESGEYVPLQFPNIDTGMGLERLACIMQEENSIFDVDTVKAIRDEVCRIAGAVYQENEQKDISIRVITDHIRSVTFMTSDGILPSNEGRGYVLRRLLRRAARHGRLLGINHAFLSGLAEKVIATSHQGYPELKEKESHILKVIAMEEERFAETIDQGLGILQEYLNEAKAAGQKVLDGAKAFKLYDTYGFPLDLTIEISAESGLSVDEAAFTEEMQAQRERARAAREETNYMGAKETVYNKLPVEMANQFIGYTDLTAVSPILEITHEEEIVDSAEAGQTITVFVKTTPFYATSGGQLADKGFLQTESGEMEILDVKKVVGHNIAHIGKVIRGSIKKGQAADLKVDAENRFATAKNHSATHLLQRALKNVLGDHIEQAGSSVSSERLRFDFTHFQPVSKEELEQVEKEVNRKIAEGLDISIQEMPVDEAKKLGAMALFGEKYGDIVRVVNMGDYSIELCGGTHLTNTSQVGLFKIVSEASVAAGVRRIEALTSEGAFAYLKAEENKLKEIMALVKTDSHQVFARIEQLMEELRDLRSKNEQLSAKLSGNAAEELLSQKERIGEVEILLAEVKDADNNSLRELGDSLRDKLENGVIVLAGTKDGKVSLVAMAADQAVKAGIHAGNIIKQIAPILGGGGGGKPQMAQAGGKFAKKIEEALTHAKQIIQTQLEKK; encoded by the coding sequence ATGAAAAAATATGGTGTAAATGATTTACGGAGAATGTTTTTAGAGTTTTTTGAAAGCAAGGGCCATTTACGAGCAGGCAGCTTTTCATTGGTGCCGCGCAATGATAAATCGCTGCTATTGATTAACAGCGGTATGGCGCCGCTGAAGGCTTATTTTACCGGTCAGGAAATTCCGCCCCGGAAAAGAATGACAACCTGTCAAAAGTGCATCCGCACCGGTGACATTGATAATGTCGGCAAAACCAGTCGGCACGGCACTTTCTTTGAAATGCTGGGCAACTTTTCTTTCGGCGATTATTTCAAAAAAGAAGCGATTGCCTGGGCCTGGGAGTTTTTTACTCAGGTGTTGGAAATCCCGAAAGACAAGCTCTATGTATCTATTTATGAGGAGGACGACGAAGCCGCCGATATTTGGCATCTGCAGGAAAATGTGCCGACCGATCGTATCATCCGCATGGGCAAGGCGGATAACTTTTGGGAGCATGGCTTAGGCCCCTGCGGCCCCTGCTCGGAAATTTATTTTGACCGCGGCGAAAAATACTATCAAGGCGATAACTTTGAAGAAGGCGCCGAAGCCGACCGCTATGTTGAGATCTGGAATTTGGTCTTTACTCAGTTTGAAAAAATGGAATCCGGCGAGTATGTGCCGTTGCAATTCCCCAATATTGATACCGGCATGGGCCTGGAGCGCTTAGCCTGCATTATGCAGGAGGAAAATTCGATCTTTGACGTTGATACCGTCAAAGCCATTCGGGATGAGGTTTGCCGCATTGCCGGAGCAGTTTATCAGGAAAACGAACAAAAGGACATTTCGATTCGGGTCATCACCGATCATATCCGGTCGGTTACCTTTATGACCTCAGACGGAATTTTGCCGTCCAACGAAGGCCGGGGCTATGTTCTGCGCCGTCTGCTGCGCCGGGCGGCTCGTCACGGGCGTTTGCTTGGCATCAATCATGCCTTTTTAAGCGGCCTGGCTGAAAAGGTCATCGCCACCAGCCATCAGGGTTATCCGGAGCTGAAAGAAAAAGAATCGCATATCCTGAAAGTCATTGCCATGGAAGAAGAGCGTTTTGCCGAAACGATTGATCAGGGGCTGGGCATTTTACAGGAATATTTGAACGAAGCCAAAGCTGCCGGACAAAAGGTTTTAGACGGAGCGAAGGCCTTTAAATTATATGATACCTATGGTTTTCCGCTTGATTTGACGATTGAGATCTCGGCCGAAAGCGGGCTGAGCGTTGACGAAGCCGCTTTCACTGAGGAAATGCAGGCGCAGCGGGAAAGAGCCCGGGCTGCCCGCGAGGAAACCAATTATATGGGAGCGAAAGAAACGGTTTATAATAAGCTGCCGGTGGAAATGGCCAATCAGTTTATCGGCTATACCGACCTGACCGCCGTTTCTCCGATTTTAGAAATTACCCATGAGGAAGAAATCGTTGACAGTGCCGAAGCCGGTCAAACCATTACCGTATTTGTTAAAACTACGCCTTTTTACGCCACCAGCGGCGGTCAACTGGCCGATAAAGGCTTTTTGCAGACGGAAAGCGGCGAAATGGAAATTTTAGATGTTAAAAAGGTGGTCGGTCATAATATCGCCCATATCGGCAAGGTCATCCGCGGCAGCATCAAAAAAGGACAGGCAGCCGATTTAAAGGTGGATGCCGAAAATCGCTTTGCTACCGCCAAAAACCACAGTGCGACCCACTTACTGCAAAGAGCATTAAAAAATGTACTGGGCGACCATATCGAGCAGGCCGGTTCCTCGGTCAGTTCCGAGCGCCTGCGTTTTGACTTTACCCATTTTCAGCCGGTCAGCAAGGAAGAGCTGGAGCAGGTTGAAAAAGAAGTCAATCGCAAGATTGCCGAAGGCCTGGATATCAGTATTCAGGAAATGCCGGTTGACGAGGCTAAAAAACTCGGTGCAATGGCGCTGTTTGGGGAAAAATACGGCGATATCGTTCGGGTCGTCAATATGGGCGACTACAGTATCGAGCTTTGCGGCGGTACTCATCTGACCAACACTTCACAGGTCGGTTTGTTTAAGATTGTATCGGAAGCCAGTGTTGCCGCCGGTGTCCGCCGAATTGAGGCTTTAACCTCGGAGGGAGCGTTTGCTTACTTAAAGGCAGAAGAAAATAAGTTAAAAGAAATTATGGCTTTGGTTAAAACCGACAGCCATCAGGTCTTTGCAAGAATTGAACAGTTAATGGAAGAACTTCGGGATTTGCGTTCAAAGAACGAACAACTGAGTGCCAAGCTTTCCGGCAACGCTGCCGAAGAATTATTATCTCAAAAAGAACGGATTGGTGAGGTAGAAATTCTGCTGGCTGAAGTAAAAGATGCCGACAATAACAGCCTGCGGGAACTGGGTGACAGCCTGCGCGACAAGCTGGAAAACGGTGTCATTGTACTGGCCGGCACTAAAGACGGCAAGGTTTCCCTGGTCGCTATGGCAGCAGATCAGGCAGTGAAAGCCGGTATTCATGCCGGGAATATCATCAAGCAGATCGCCCCGATTTTGGGCGGCGGCGGCGGCGGAAAACCGCAGATGGCACAGGCCGGCGGTAAGTTCGCGAAAAAAATTGAGGAGGCTTTAACACATGCAAAGCAAATCATTCAAACCCAACTGGAAAAGAAATAG
- the galE gene encoding UDP-glucose 4-epimerase GalE, with protein MAILVTGGAGYIGTHTCIELIKAGYEVIIYDNFSNSSPEAVRRTEKITGRSIPLVEGDILDEEKLRSVFRENKIESVIHFAGLKAVGESVGMPLKYYHNNITGTLTLLKVMQESGVKKIVFSSSATVYGMNNPVPFKEDMPTSATNPYGWTKQMIEIILKDLYTADSEWSIVLLRYFNPLGAHESGTIGENPNGIPNNLMPYLTQVAVKKREFLTVYGNDYDTVDGTGVRDYIHVMDLANGHVQAVKYNETHTGVEAVNLGTGQGFSVLEVIQTFERVNQVPVPYQISSRRPGDIASCYADVEKAKRLFGWQTQKTLEDMCRDSWNWQNKNPEGY; from the coding sequence ATGGCAATTTTAGTAACCGGCGGCGCCGGCTATATCGGCACCCATACCTGTATCGAACTGATAAAAGCAGGTTATGAAGTAATTATTTACGATAATTTCAGCAATTCTTCTCCGGAAGCGGTACGGCGAACCGAAAAAATCACCGGCCGTTCGATTCCCTTGGTAGAAGGCGATATTTTAGATGAAGAAAAATTAAGAAGCGTTTTCCGGGAAAATAAAATTGAATCGGTGATTCACTTTGCCGGATTAAAGGCAGTCGGCGAATCGGTCGGTATGCCGCTCAAATACTATCATAACAATATTACCGGTACTTTGACGCTGTTAAAAGTGATGCAAGAGAGCGGTGTCAAGAAAATCGTGTTCAGCTCCTCGGCCACAGTTTACGGCATGAACAATCCCGTTCCGTTTAAGGAGGATATGCCGACTTCAGCCACCAACCCCTATGGCTGGACCAAGCAAATGATTGAAATTATTTTAAAAGACCTGTATACTGCCGATTCCGAGTGGAGTATTGTGCTGCTTCGTTACTTTAACCCCTTGGGCGCACATGAAAGCGGAACGATCGGCGAAAATCCAAACGGTATTCCCAATAATCTGATGCCGTATCTGACTCAGGTAGCCGTCAAAAAAAGAGAGTTTTTAACGGTCTACGGCAATGACTATGATACGGTCGACGGCACCGGCGTCAGAGATTATATCCATGTCATGGATTTGGCAAACGGTCATGTTCAGGCAGTAAAATACAATGAAACCCATACCGGCGTAGAAGCGGTTAATCTGGGAACCGGCCAGGGCTTTTCGGTACTGGAAGTGATTCAAACTTTTGAGCGGGTCAATCAGGTACCGGTGCCGTATCAAATTTCCAGCCGCCGGCCCGGCGATATCGCATCCTGCTATGCCGACGTGGAAAAGGCTAAACGGCTGTTCGGCTGGCAAACGCAAAAAACACTGGAAGATATGTGCCGGGATTCTTGGAACTGGCAAAACAAAAACCCGGAAGGATATTAA
- a CDS encoding threonine--tRNA ligase, whose translation MMKITLKDGSIKEYDKPMAIIDVIKDINENLAAAATLALVNGEAQDLRRELNSDCELIVLTAKEERGLSALRHSAAHVLAQAIKRLYPETKLAIGPSTENGFYYDFDRDPAFKDEDLPEIEKEMKKIIKERLDITYFELPRAEAIKLMQEKNEPYKVELINDLPADAVISFYQQGEFVDLCAGPHIMNTKGIKAFKLISTAGAYWRGSEKNKMLSRIYATAFDDKTLLQEYLTQLAEAKKRDHNKLGRELGYFMTSEVVGQGLPLLMPKGAKLFQILQRYTEDLELKNGYEFTKTPYMAKNDLYKISGHWSHYKDGMFVLGEEGKDDEVLALRPMTCPFQYLIYKATQHSYRDLPVRLSETSTLFRNESSGEMHGLIRVRQFTLADAHIICTPEQLEEEFRSTLRLLQTIMTDLGIADKIWYRFSKWDPKNREKYIDEPEAWENTQNLMRNILNHIGLNYTEADDEAAFYGPKLDLQFKNVHGKQDTLLTIQIDFALAKRFDMTYIDADNSKKYPYIVHRSSIGCYERTMAMLIEEYAGAMPLWLAPVQAMILPISDKYADYAGTVKAQMEAAGLRVSIDSRSESIGYKIRSARSERVPYMLIVGEEEAKAGTVSVRSREKGEEGSVAAQDLIARLTAEDKSKYIYHQHMTAEEK comes from the coding sequence ATCATGAAAATCACCTTAAAAGACGGAAGTATCAAAGAATACGATAAGCCAATGGCCATCATTGACGTAATCAAAGACATTAATGAAAACTTAGCTGCGGCAGCCACCTTGGCCTTAGTCAACGGCGAAGCCCAAGACCTGCGCCGGGAATTAAACAGTGACTGCGAATTAATCGTTCTGACCGCCAAAGAGGAACGGGGCCTGTCGGCACTGCGCCATTCGGCTGCCCATGTTTTGGCGCAGGCGATTAAGCGGCTTTATCCGGAAACCAAACTGGCGATTGGCCCCTCCACCGAAAACGGCTTTTATTATGATTTTGACCGGGATCCGGCGTTTAAAGACGAGGATTTGCCGGAAATCGAAAAAGAAATGAAAAAAATCATTAAAGAACGGCTGGATATCACTTATTTTGAGCTGCCCCGGGCTGAAGCTATAAAGCTGATGCAGGAAAAAAACGAACCGTATAAGGTTGAGCTGATTAACGATTTACCGGCAGACGCGGTGATTTCTTTTTACCAGCAGGGCGAGTTTGTCGACCTGTGTGCCGGGCCGCATATTATGAATACCAAAGGGATTAAAGCCTTTAAACTGATTTCAACCGCCGGCGCTTACTGGCGGGGAAGTGAAAAAAACAAAATGCTTTCCCGGATTTATGCAACGGCTTTTGATGACAAAACCTTGCTGCAGGAGTATTTGACTCAATTAGCCGAAGCCAAAAAACGGGATCATAATAAATTAGGCCGGGAATTGGGCTACTTTATGACTTCGGAAGTGGTCGGCCAAGGCTTGCCGCTGCTGATGCCCAAGGGAGCAAAGCTGTTCCAGATTCTGCAGCGCTATACCGAAGATTTGGAACTGAAAAACGGCTATGAGTTCACCAAGACTCCCTATATGGCCAAAAACGATTTGTATAAAATTTCCGGGCACTGGTCGCACTATAAAGACGGTATGTTTGTTCTGGGCGAAGAGGGTAAGGACGACGAAGTTTTGGCACTGCGGCCGATGACCTGTCCGTTCCAATACCTGATTTACAAAGCAACCCAGCACAGCTATCGTGATTTGCCGGTACGTCTGTCGGAAACCTCAACTCTGTTCCGCAATGAGTCCTCCGGCGAAATGCACGGCCTGATTCGGGTACGGCAGTTTACCTTAGCTGACGCTCATATCATTTGTACGCCGGAGCAGTTAGAGGAGGAGTTCCGCTCGACCCTGCGCCTGCTGCAAACCATTATGACCGACCTTGGCATTGCCGATAAAATCTGGTACCGGTTCAGCAAATGGGATCCGAAGAACCGGGAAAAATACATTGACGAGCCGGAGGCATGGGAAAATACGCAAAATCTGATGCGCAATATTTTAAATCATATCGGCTTAAACTATACCGAAGCGGATGACGAAGCCGCTTTCTACGGCCCGAAGCTGGATCTGCAATTTAAAAACGTACATGGCAAGCAGGACACTTTGCTGACCATTCAAATTGATTTTGCCCTGGCAAAACGCTTTGATATGACCTATATTGATGCCGATAACAGCAAAAAATATCCTTATATTGTGCACCGTTCATCCATCGGCTGCTATGAAAGAACCATGGCCATGCTGATTGAAGAATATGCCGGCGCAATGCCGCTGTGGCTGGCGCCGGTGCAGGCAATGATCCTGCCGATCTCGGATAAATACGCCGATTACGCCGGCACTGTCAAGGCGCAAATGGAAGCAGCCGGGCTGCGCGTCAGCATTGACAGCCGGAGCGAAAGCATCGGCTATAAAATCCGTTCGGCTCGCAGCGAGCGGGTACCGTATATGCTGATTGTCGGCGAGGAGGAAGCAAAAGCCGGAACGGTTTCCGTCCGCAGCCGGGAAAAGGGCGAAGAAGGCAGTGTTGCCGCTCAGGATTTAATTGCCCGCTTAACCGCCGAAGATAAGAGCAAGTATATTTATCATCAGCATATGACCGCCGAAGAAAAATAA
- a CDS encoding GntR family transcriptional regulator, which translates to MREASAGAILYHGRKHKNPAPACRQEDFHLAFYRGTDFICRLAGYLSRINKKREDIMTEKRIAQYKQIENDLLQKINLGYYKKDDLIPTESELSATYHVSRVTVRKATDNLVAKGLLRRVAGAGTFVCRPSVAMIPSSIQGFSATMAKLGLSVRTDVLTFMLQKAPANIASILEIQPGEPVYFIERVRYGGEDILQFEKTYMSSRLYPDISVKILQGSKYQYFEKEKGLTIAYSNHAVTPLHPSPKIADLFAVSLDTPILRVANTTYLSNGQVMDYTELTLNSPKYQLTYQKR; encoded by the coding sequence TTGCGGGAGGCGTCAGCCGGAGCAATCCTGTATCATGGACGAAAGCACAAAAATCCGGCGCCGGCTTGCCGGCAGGAGGATTTTCATCTGGCATTTTACCGGGGAACGGATTTCATCTGCCGGCTGGCCGGCTATTTGAGCCGGATAAATAAAAAAAGGGAGGATATTATGACTGAAAAAAGAATTGCTCAATATAAGCAAATTGAAAATGATTTGCTGCAAAAAATTAATTTGGGATATTATAAAAAAGATGATTTGATTCCGACGGAATCAGAGTTGTCCGCCACTTATCATGTGTCCAGAGTAACGGTTCGCAAGGCAACGGATAATTTAGTGGCCAAGGGTCTGCTCCGCCGGGTAGCCGGAGCGGGCACCTTTGTTTGTCGCCCTTCGGTTGCCATGATTCCCAGCTCTATTCAGGGATTTTCGGCAACTATGGCTAAACTCGGCTTGAGCGTGCGGACGGATGTCCTGACTTTTATGCTGCAAAAGGCGCCGGCTAATATTGCCTCTATTTTGGAGATTCAGCCGGGAGAGCCGGTTTATTTTATCGAGCGGGTTCGCTATGGCGGGGAAGATATCCTGCAATTTGAAAAAACTTATATGTCCAGCCGGTTGTATCCGGATATTTCCGTTAAAATCCTGCAAGGCTCCAAATATCAATATTTTGAAAAAGAAAAAGGGCTGACGATCGCTTACAGCAACCATGCCGTAACGCCGCTTCACCCTTCTCCCAAAATCGCTGATTTATTTGCTGTTTCGCTTGATACACCAATCCTGCGGGTAGCCAATACCACCTATCTCAGTAACGGCCAGGTTATGGATTATACGGAATTGACTTTGAACTCGCCCAAATATCAATTAACCTATCAAAAAAGATAA
- a CDS encoding PTS mannose/fructose/sorbose family transporter subunit IID — MKNKSSLLTKKDINKAAWSYIFFSQATQNFERMMGLAFCHVLEPVLKKLYQNNPDEYQKALQRHMQFYNTEPQLGALIPGITIAMEEARAQGEDVSEELIVNTKNALMGPFAGIGDSMIIGTYSPILLSIAMSMCLQDGNPIGPLFFCAVWLTTIVGMQWYLFHKGYSMGIGAANLFFTQKALADQITTGLTMMGLMVIGGVAATTVKANVIFQFVSGEMSISIQETVFNKIMPGVLPLILTLVSWYLLDKKKWSAAKLILAIVLFAAAMVLLGIM; from the coding sequence ATGAAGAATAAAAGCTCATTATTGACGAAGAAAGATATTAATAAGGCCGCCTGGTCATATATTTTCTTTTCACAGGCTACACAAAACTTCGAACGGATGATGGGTCTGGCCTTTTGCCATGTGCTGGAACCAGTTTTAAAGAAATTATACCAAAACAATCCGGATGAATATCAAAAAGCGCTGCAGCGGCATATGCAGTTCTATAACACGGAACCGCAGCTGGGTGCGCTGATTCCCGGTATCACCATTGCCATGGAAGAAGCCAGAGCACAGGGGGAAGACGTCAGCGAGGAACTCATCGTCAATACCAAAAATGCCCTGATGGGACCATTTGCCGGCATTGGTGATTCCATGATTATCGGGACTTACAGTCCGATTTTACTGAGTATTGCCATGAGTATGTGCTTGCAGGACGGCAATCCGATCGGACCTCTCTTTTTCTGCGCGGTATGGCTGACGACCATTGTCGGTATGCAGTGGTACCTATTCCATAAAGGCTATTCAATGGGTATCGGGGCAGCTAATTTGTTTTTTACGCAAAAAGCTTTGGCTGATCAGATTACAACCGGGCTGACAATGATGGGACTGATGGTCATCGGCGGAGTAGCGGCGACAACAGTTAAAGCCAATGTCATTTTTCAATTTGTCAGCGGCGAAATGAGCATTTCCATTCAGGAAACCGTCTTTAATAAGATTATGCCGGGCGTTTTACCGCTGATACTGACGCTGGTTTCCTGGTATTTGCTGGATAAGAAAAAATGGAGCGCCGCCAAATTGATTTTGGCCATTGTTTTATTTGCCGCAGCAATGGTGCTGTTGGGAATCATGTAA
- a CDS encoding PTS mannose transporter subunit IIAB, whose amino-acid sequence MKIVNIRIDDRLIHGQVAAVWSLFTKATRIMVIDDAAVKDTIQKGALKIACPQQCKLSILTAEKAAQNLKEQKYEGESVFIIVKGPKTLRKLYDLGFGMDTVNVGNMGGKQNTKMVKKAVSVSLEDIEDFLYLAGHGVHFTAQMVPDDEASDFIKLLA is encoded by the coding sequence ATGAAAATTGTCAATATCCGGATTGACGACCGCCTGATTCACGGTCAGGTGGCGGCTGTTTGGAGTCTTTTTACCAAAGCAACCCGCATCATGGTGATTGACGATGCGGCAGTTAAGGATACGATTCAAAAGGGAGCACTGAAAATAGCTTGTCCCCAGCAATGTAAGCTGTCGATTTTAACAGCAGAAAAAGCCGCTCAAAATCTGAAAGAGCAAAAATATGAGGGCGAGTCGGTTTTTATCATTGTTAAAGGGCCGAAAACCCTCAGAAAGCTATACGACCTGGGCTTTGGCATGGATACTGTCAATGTCGGCAATATGGGCGGCAAGCAAAATACCAAAATGGTGAAAAAAGCCGTCAGCGTCAGCCTGGAGGATATTGAAGATTTCTTATATTTGGCTGGACACGGTGTTCACTTTACCGCGCAAATGGTGCCGGATGATGAGGCCTCGGATTTCATTAAATTGCTGGCTTAA
- a CDS encoding PTS sugar transporter subunit IIC — MSFIQALLIGLFAYLGSKRTPWVFGVTGGWNMIGRPLVAGLIVGIILGDVRSGVIAGAMVQALFIGQITPGGAMPSDVNWAAYIGIPLALAAGGTGEQAVALAVPLSMLGLGLFNFIMTINAYFPHLGDKAAAQGDGVGIHRATYLAAVPSFILRAGSAMLICYLGAPVAEMAIKNMPPQLLHFFAVAGRMLPAVGFAMLLKQSLSKNWMIVLFLMGWIIIGATSMTVTALAVFATGIAFLFVMAQGQSKPAPAAEKNEEDDCYEE, encoded by the coding sequence ATGAGTTTTATACAGGCTCTATTAATTGGATTATTTGCGTATCTGGGAAGTAAGCGGACGCCTTGGGTATTTGGCGTTACCGGCGGATGGAATATGATCGGCCGGCCATTGGTTGCCGGTTTGATTGTCGGAATTATTTTAGGTGATGTCAGAAGCGGTGTAATCGCCGGCGCTATGGTTCAGGCTTTATTCATTGGCCAAATTACTCCCGGCGGAGCAATGCCGTCGGATGTCAACTGGGCGGCTTATATCGGAATTCCCCTGGCTTTGGCCGCCGGCGGAACCGGCGAACAGGCAGTTGCTTTAGCAGTACCTTTAAGTATGCTTGGTTTAGGATTATTTAATTTTATCATGACCATCAATGCTTATTTCCCGCATTTGGGCGATAAAGCGGCCGCACAGGGCGACGGCGTCGGAATTCACCGGGCAACCTATTTAGCCGCCGTTCCCAGTTTCATTCTGCGGGCCGGCTCGGCCATGCTTATTTGCTACTTAGGCGCACCGGTCGCGGAAATGGCAATAAAAAATATGCCGCCTCAGCTGCTGCATTTCTTTGCTGTTGCCGGCCGGATGCTTCCGGCAGTTGGTTTTGCCATGCTGCTGAAGCAGTCCTTATCCAAAAACTGGATGATTGTCTTGTTTTTAATGGGCTGGATCATTATCGGAGCAACCAGTATGACGGTTACCGCGCTGGCGGTTTTTGCCACCGGCATTGCTTTCCTGTTTGTTATGGCGCAGGGTCAGTCCAAACCGGCGCCGGCTGCCGAAAAAAATGAGGAGGATGACTGTTATGAAGAATAA
- a CDS encoding disulfide oxidoreductase — protein sequence MITREMLIGDIVNTYPEAAGVLMSCGMHCLGCPASQAESLEEACMVHGLDAGEVLKILNEDIAR from the coding sequence ATGATTACAAGAGAAATGTTAATTGGTGATATCGTAAATACTTATCCGGAAGCAGCCGGGGTTTTAATGTCCTGCGGTATGCATTGCCTGGGCTGCCCGGCATCGCAGGCGGAATCATTGGAGGAAGCCTGCATGGTACATGGTCTGGACGCGGGCGAAGTACTCAAGATTTTAAACGAGGATATTGCCCGGTAA